The following proteins come from a genomic window of Hypanus sabinus isolate sHypSab1 chromosome 9, sHypSab1.hap1, whole genome shotgun sequence:
- the ssr2 gene encoding translocon-associated protein subunit beta isoform X2 has product MEKRMRLLLVTACCLLLAAARAEDGARLLASKSLLNNYAVEGRDLTLQYSIYNVGSSAALDVELSDDSFPPEDFGIVSGMLTVKWDRIAPASNVTHTVVLRPLKAGYFNFTSATVSYLAQEGGPVLMGYTSAPGQGGILAQREFDRRFSPHFLDWAAFGVMTLPSIGIPLLLWYSSKRKYDTAKSKKN; this is encoded by the exons ATGAGGTTGTTACTGGTCACGGCGTGCTGTCTGCTCCTTGCTGCCGCCAGGGCCGAGGATGGCGCAAGGCTTCTGGCCTCCAAGTCCCTGTTGAACAATTATGCCGTGGAAGGGAGAGACCTGACTCTGCAGTACAGCATCTACAATGTCGGCTCCAG TGCTGCACTGGACGTGGAGCTCAGCGATGACTCATTCCCACCCGAGGACTTCGGAATAGTATCTGGAATGTTGACAGTGAAATGGGACCGAATCGCTCC AGCCAGTAATGTCACGCACACGGTGGTGCTGCGGCCCCTGAAGGCTGGCTACTTCAACTTCACCTCGGCAACTGTTTCCTACCTGGCCCAGGAAGGTGGCCCGGTGCTG ATGGGTTACACCAGTGCTCCAGGACAAGGTGGCATCCTAGCACAGCGAGAGTTTGACCGGCGCTTCTCTCCTCATTTT CTGGACTGGGCGGCGTTTGGGGTCATGACTCTCCCTTCCATCGGCATCCCCCTGCTGCTCTGGTACTCGAGCAAGAGGAAGTACGATACGGCCAAGTCCAAGAAGAACTGA
- the ssr2 gene encoding translocon-associated protein subunit beta isoform X1, which translates to MGCLGIVSVVLCLMRLLLVTACCLLLAAARAEDGARLLASKSLLNNYAVEGRDLTLQYSIYNVGSSAALDVELSDDSFPPEDFGIVSGMLTVKWDRIAPASNVTHTVVLRPLKAGYFNFTSATVSYLAQEGGPVLMGYTSAPGQGGILAQREFDRRFSPHFLDWAAFGVMTLPSIGIPLLLWYSSKRKYDTAKSKKN; encoded by the exons ATGAGGTTGTTACTGGTCACGGCGTGCTGTCTGCTCCTTGCTGCCGCCAGGGCCGAGGATGGCGCAAGGCTTCTGGCCTCCAAGTCCCTGTTGAACAATTATGCCGTGGAAGGGAGAGACCTGACTCTGCAGTACAGCATCTACAATGTCGGCTCCAG TGCTGCACTGGACGTGGAGCTCAGCGATGACTCATTCCCACCCGAGGACTTCGGAATAGTATCTGGAATGTTGACAGTGAAATGGGACCGAATCGCTCC AGCCAGTAATGTCACGCACACGGTGGTGCTGCGGCCCCTGAAGGCTGGCTACTTCAACTTCACCTCGGCAACTGTTTCCTACCTGGCCCAGGAAGGTGGCCCGGTGCTG ATGGGTTACACCAGTGCTCCAGGACAAGGTGGCATCCTAGCACAGCGAGAGTTTGACCGGCGCTTCTCTCCTCATTTT CTGGACTGGGCGGCGTTTGGGGTCATGACTCTCCCTTCCATCGGCATCCCCCTGCTGCTCTGGTACTCGAGCAAGAGGAAGTACGATACGGCCAAGTCCAAGAAGAACTGA